The following are encoded in a window of Leptodactylus fuscus isolate aLepFus1 chromosome 9, aLepFus1.hap2, whole genome shotgun sequence genomic DNA:
- the SCP2 gene encoding sterol carrier protein 2 produces MGPNQRKVYVVGVGMTKFIKPRDTVDYPDMAKEAGQKALADAGIPYNLVEQACVGYVYGDSTCGQRAIYHSLGLTGIPIINVNNNCSTGSTALFMARQLIQGGLADCTLALGFEKMQRGSLSNMFNDRTNPIDKHMEVIYKKYGLEAAPMAPQMFGRAGQEHMEKYGTKPEHFAKIAWKNHKHSTNNPYSQFQEEYSLDQVMKSRNIFGYLTILQCCPTSDGAAAAILASEDFVKKHGLQHQAVEIVAQEMVTDTASSFNEQSTIKAVGYDMSKIAADRCYQKTGLRPEDVDVIELHDCFSANELITYEALGLCPPGGAGDLIDRGDNTYGGCWVVNPSGGLISKGHPLGATGLAQCAELCWQLRGQAGKRQVPGAKLALQHNIGIGGAVVVTLYKMGFPDAAARSSRIQLNPTSAEDGFKAQYVFKEIEKKLSEEGEQFVKKIGGVFAFKVRDGPDGKEATWVVDVKNGKGSVHFNSDKKADCTISMADSDLLALMTGKINPQTAFFQGKLKITGNMGLAMKLQSLQLQPVKAKL; encoded by the exons ATGGGGCCCAACCAGAGGAAGGTCTATGTGGTGGGAGTTGGAATGACCAAG ttTATAAAGCCCCGGGATACGGTCGATTATCCCGATATGGCCAAGGAGGCCG GGCAGAAGGCTCTGGCTGATGCAGGAATCCCGTACAACCTGGTGGAGCAGGCCTGCGTGGGCTACGTCTATG GTGACTCCACCTGTGGACAGCGGGCGATCTATCACAGCCTGGGGCTCACAGGAATCCCCATCATCAATGTGAACAACAACTGCTCTACGGGCTCCACGGCGCTGTTCATGGCCAGACAGCTGATCCAAGGAG GACTGGCAGACTGTACCCTTGCACTTggctttgagaagatgcagcgaGGCTCCTTATCAAACATG TTCAATGACAGGACCAACCCAATTGATAAGCACATGGAAGTCATATACAAGAAGTACGGCCTGGAAGCTGCTCCGATGGCTCCTCAGATGTTCGGTAGAGCCGGGCAGGAACACATGGAGAAGTATG GAACCAAGCCGGAACATTTCGCTAAGATCGCCTGGAAGAACCACAAGCATTCAACCAACAATCC atACTCACAGtttcaggaggaatacagcctggaTCAAGTGATGAAATCCCGCAACATTTTTGGTTACCTGACGATTCTGCAGTGCTG TCCAACCTCTGATGGAGCAGCGGCGGCCATTCTGGCCAGTGAAGACTTTGTGAAGAAGCATGGCCTGCAGCACCAGGCAGTGGAGATCGTGGCCCAGGAGATGGTGACGGACACGGCCAGCTCATTTAATGAACAGAGCACCATCAAGGCA GTTGGATATGACATGTCCAAGATCGCAGCGGACCGGTGTTATCAGAAGACTGGGCTGAGACCAGAAGACGTGGACGTCATTGAGCTTCACGACTGCTTCTCTGCCAATGAGCTCATCACCTATGAGGCGCTCGGACTGTGCCCACCGG GTGGAGCTGGAGACCTGATTGACAGAGGAGACAATACATATGGAGGATGCTGGGTTGTCAATCCGAGCGGAGGGTTGATCTCCAAGGGGCATCCACTGGGTGCGACAG GCCTGGCTCAGTGTGCAGAACTCTGCTGGCAGCTCAGAGGTCAGGCCGGGAAGCGACAAGTCCCAGGAGCCAAGCTCGCCCTGCAGCACAATATCGGAATCGGGGGAGCCGTGGTGGTTACCTTATACAAGATGGGATTTCCAGACGCAGCAGCCAG ATCTTCCCGTATCCAGCTGAATCCGACCAGCGCTGAAGATGGATTTAAGGCCCAGTATGTATTCAAAGAGATTGAGAAGAAACTGTCAGAG GAAGGAGAACAATTTGTTAAGAAGATTGGAGGAGTCTTTGCCTTTAAGGTGAGGGACGGACCTGATGGAAAAGAGGCAACTTGGGTGGTGGACGTGAAGAATGGCAAAGGCTCTGTCCACTTCAACTCAG ATAAGAAAGCCGACTGTACAATCTCCATGGCGGACTCGGACCTGCTAGCCTTGATGACCGGCAAGATCAATCCACAGACC GCTTTCTTCCAGGGCAAGCTGAAAATCACTGGTAATATGGGCCTTGCCATGAAGTTGCAGAGTCTACAGCTGCAGCCAGTGAAAGCCAAGCTCTGA